The following proteins come from a genomic window of Pyxidicoccus sp. MSG2:
- a CDS encoding vegetative protein codes for MAEAQTTKLTHWPRTAKGSGKKACTVEGCKRPYRAKSYCFFHFKKWRQGELPHSRYRTCSKADCRVKTMKAGLCEKHYGETYKKEAAA; via the coding sequence ATGGCCGAGGCTCAGACGACGAAGCTCACCCATTGGCCGCGCACCGCCAAGGGCAGTGGCAAGAAGGCGTGCACGGTTGAGGGCTGCAAGCGCCCCTACCGCGCCAAGAGCTACTGCTTCTTCCACTTCAAGAAGTGGCGGCAGGGCGAGCTGCCCCACTCCCGTTACCGCACCTGCTCCAAGGCCGACTGCCGCGTGAAGACGATGAAGGCGGGCCTGTGCGAGAAGCACTACGGCGAGACGTACAAGAAGGAAGCGGCGGCCTAG